In Platichthys flesus chromosome 20, fPlaFle2.1, whole genome shotgun sequence, a single genomic region encodes these proteins:
- the nudt13 gene encoding nucleoside diphosphate-linked moiety X motif 13 isoform X1 — protein sequence MAAMLKPLRILLSTPKCPQSRSCSRYVSRMRYVNKLKEDESLCAEALQNSNIMLFHRLSPLLQRAERGTFTPATFSSSDVQLILERLGHDRGLLTESVLVGCSEENQAQFCLDVGELDQAAVEDECEGNFVELRKSFFLLTAAEVPIVAKGQALLRWHQTNRFCCATGQPTHRNQAGSQRVCRSSGTVHYPTMSPVVIVLVSDGKRCLLGRQSSFPRGMYSALAGFCDMGESVEETLCREVAEEVGLEVDSISYSSSQHWPFPHSSFMLGCHASVSPAHTQLDVDHTELEDARWFSLEEITSALQMKSPPRRGDPPGVWLPPKHAIAHRLITEWMERQQSSERGE from the exons ATGGCGGCCATGTTGAAACCTCTGAGGATCCTCCTCTCTACCCCAAAATGTCCGCAGAGTCGCAGCTGCTCAAGATATGTCTCCAGGATGAG GTATGTGAACAAGCTGAAGGAGGACGAGTCCTTGTGTGCTGAAGCGCTGCAGAACAGCAACATCATGTTGTTCCAccgtctgtctcctctgctgcaacGTGCTGAGAGAGGAACCTTCACACCGGCAACATTCAGCAGTTCAG ATGTGCAGTTGATTCTGGAGCGACTTGGTCATGACAGAGGTTTGCTGACGGAGTCAGTTCTGGTCGGCTGTTCTGAAGAGAACCAGGCTCAGTTCTGTTTGGATGTTG GAGAATTGGATCAGGCAGCAGTAGAAGACGAGTGTGAAGGAAACTTTGTCGAGCTCAGGAAATCCTTCTTTCTGCTGACTGCTGCAGAGGTCCCTATAGTGGCCAAG GGTCAGGCTCTGCTGCGCTGGCATCAAACCAACAGGTTCTGCTGTGCTACAGGCCAGCCGACCCACCGGAACCAGGCAGGAAGTCAGAGAGTCTGCAGGAGCAGCGGGACTGTCCACTATCCAACG ATGTCTCCAGTGGTGATTGTCCTGGTGTCTGACGGGAAACGGTGTTTGTTGGGGCGACAGTCGTCCTTCCCACGGGGGATGTACAGTGCTCTGGCTGGTTTCTGTGACATGG GTGAGTCTGTGGAAGAGACTCTGTGCAGGGAGGTGGCGGAGGAAGTGGGTTTGGAGGTCGACAGCATCTCCTACAGCTCCTCGCAGCACTGGCCTTTCCCTCACAGCTCCTTTATGCTGGGCTGCCACGCCTCTGTAAGCCCCGCCCACACTCAG CTGGACGTCGACcacacagagctggaggacGCTCGCTGGTTCAGTCTGGAGGAAATCACCTCCGCCCTCCAAATGAAGTCTCCGCCCAGGAGAGGTGACCCTCCAGGCGTCTGGCTTCCCCCGAAACACGCCATCGCCCACCGCCTCATCACGGAATGGATGGAACGACAGCAGAGCagcgagagaggagagtga
- the rpp30 gene encoding ribonuclease P protein subunit p30: MAVFMDLNLSSSPSVRNLIESAAQLGFSTVAINYVFEPSKKKQEIPTPTPITELMDQLPVVQGRSRPIRVLNRLTVVMSDSSHFRPNAAEYRSFDLLAVQPTTEKLFHAACLLYDVDIICISVTEKLPFFFKRAPVSGAVDRGVVFEVSYSAAIRDSTMRRYTIANAVCLMESCKGRNVILSSAAEKALELRGPYDVTNLGLLFGLSDKDSKEAVSSTCRSVLLHAEIRKTASGIIYTMKSCSDSCDQQEAPPQSEHCEAPAAKKHKTASTEAEGGGAY, encoded by the exons ATGGCGGTTTTCATGGACCTGAACCTGAGCTCCAGCCCCAGCGTCCGAAACCTGATCGAGTCCGCTGCTCAGC TTGGTTTCTCCACTGTCGCCATCAACTATGTGTTCGAACCTTCCAAAAAGAAGCAG GAGATCCCCACGCCGACGCCCATCACCGAGCTGATGGATCAGCTGCCCGTCGTCCAG GGCCGCTCTCGTCCAATCAGAGTGCTGAACAGACTGACAGTTGTGATGTCAGACTCCAGTCACTTT aggcCGAACGCTGCAGAGTACCGGAGCTTCGACCTGTTGGCCGTCCAGCCCACCACAGAGAAACTCTTCCAC GCGGCTTGTTTGTTGTACGACGTCGACATCATCTGCATCTCAGTCACAGAGAAACTTCCCTTCTTCTTCAAGAGGGCGCCAGTGAGCGGG GCTGTGGACAGAGGTGTTGTGTTCGAGGTCTCGTACTCTGCGGCCATCAGAGACTCGACCATGAGACGTTACACCATCGCTAACGCAGTTTGTCTGATGGAGAGCTGCAAGGGGAGG aacGTGATCCTGTCCAGTGCAGCTGAGAAG gctcTGGAGCTCAGAGGTCCTTATGATGTCACCAACCT AGGTCTGTTGTTCGGTTTGTCAGACAAAGATTCCAAAGAAGCAGTTTCCTCCACGTGTCGATCAGTTCTACTGCACGCAG aaatcaggaagacggccagcGGGATCATATACACAATGAAGAGCTGCAGTGACTCATGTGACCAGCAGGAGGCTCCACCACAGTCTGAACACT GCGAAGCTCCGGctgcaaagaaacacaaaaccgCTTCGACTGAAGCTGAAGGGGGCGGGGCTTACTGA
- the nudt13 gene encoding nucleoside diphosphate-linked moiety X motif 13 isoform X2, translating into MAAMLKPLRILLSTPKCPQSRSCSRYVSRMRYVNKLKEDESLCAEALQNSNIMLFHRLSPLLQRAERGTFTPATFSSSDVQLILERLGHDRGLLTESVLVGCSEENQAQFCLDVGELDQAAVEDECEGNFVELRKSFFLLTAAEVPIVAKGQALLRWHQTNRFCCATGQPTHRNQAGSQRVCRSSGTVHYPTMSPVVIVLVSDGKRCLLGRQSSFPRGMYSALAGFCDMGESVEETLCREVAEEVGLEVDSISYSSSQHWPFPHSSFMLGCHASVSPAHTQGFNMVRHPLSFSLNKGQDKLLKTF; encoded by the exons ATGGCGGCCATGTTGAAACCTCTGAGGATCCTCCTCTCTACCCCAAAATGTCCGCAGAGTCGCAGCTGCTCAAGATATGTCTCCAGGATGAG GTATGTGAACAAGCTGAAGGAGGACGAGTCCTTGTGTGCTGAAGCGCTGCAGAACAGCAACATCATGTTGTTCCAccgtctgtctcctctgctgcaacGTGCTGAGAGAGGAACCTTCACACCGGCAACATTCAGCAGTTCAG ATGTGCAGTTGATTCTGGAGCGACTTGGTCATGACAGAGGTTTGCTGACGGAGTCAGTTCTGGTCGGCTGTTCTGAAGAGAACCAGGCTCAGTTCTGTTTGGATGTTG GAGAATTGGATCAGGCAGCAGTAGAAGACGAGTGTGAAGGAAACTTTGTCGAGCTCAGGAAATCCTTCTTTCTGCTGACTGCTGCAGAGGTCCCTATAGTGGCCAAG GGTCAGGCTCTGCTGCGCTGGCATCAAACCAACAGGTTCTGCTGTGCTACAGGCCAGCCGACCCACCGGAACCAGGCAGGAAGTCAGAGAGTCTGCAGGAGCAGCGGGACTGTCCACTATCCAACG ATGTCTCCAGTGGTGATTGTCCTGGTGTCTGACGGGAAACGGTGTTTGTTGGGGCGACAGTCGTCCTTCCCACGGGGGATGTACAGTGCTCTGGCTGGTTTCTGTGACATGG GTGAGTCTGTGGAAGAGACTCTGTGCAGGGAGGTGGCGGAGGAAGTGGGTTTGGAGGTCGACAGCATCTCCTACAGCTCCTCGCAGCACTGGCCTTTCCCTCACAGCTCCTTTATGCTGGGCTGCCACGCCTCTGTAAGCCCCGCCCACACTCAG ggctttaacatggtgagacatcctctgtccttcagccTCAACAAGggtcaggacaaactactaaaaaccttttaa
- the si:ch211-207i20.2 gene encoding zinc finger protein 501 yields the protein MSSLVALHTQLATVMESLVHAAVAELKKLVDNSSTFLDLRTEAELPLPAKVSSESREKTVLFASIMETLGNEALGKMMNIVDEAELVSGRSGKRPQTSVLNILNNATVELEHSYGVRLQSCDTDWSPQTSLLTQPEKETVEVPFVPAVTVKDERGNIDLGAIAERAHEEAQPLLIDRQEEISASPEFVLESVTWKCFICTLCSKSFTSQSNLRSHQRIHSEEKPFSCSICGRAFRQRQSMQSHTRMHTGERPYKCPECEKCFTKQTQLKTHSIIHTGEKPHGCEVCGSRFSLLQNLHRHQLTHTGKKLFVCNVCGKGFTRSVTLKTHELIHTGQKPFKCEECPKTFRHAVNLKNHQRIHSGVRPFSCDLCGKSFRQSVNLKIHRRIHTGERPFSCQECGKTFSQQSSLISHGRTHSSEKPFACSSCDKKFNNANSLKLHERVHTGEKPYTCDICGKTFSQGSHLRTHKRHVHAGGKQFICDKCGKRYSDQRNMKLHKCSYA from the exons ATGAGCTCCTTAGTGGCCCTTCACACCCAGCTGGCCACCGTCATGGAGTCGTTGGTTCACGCTGCGGTGGCGGAGCTCAAGAAGCTGGTGGACAACAGCTCGACCTTTCTGGACCTCCGGACCGAAGCGGAGCTGCCTCTGCCGGCCAAAGTTTCATcagagagcagggagaagaCG GTGCTGTTCGCCTCCATCATGGAGACCCTGGGGAACGAGGCTCTGGGGAAAATGATGAACATCGTGGATGAAGCCGAGCTGGTGTCAGGACGGAGTGGGAAGAGACCACAGACCAGCGTCCTCAACATCCTGAACAACGCAACCGTCG AGTTGGAACACTCGTACGGCGTCCGATTGCAGAGCTGCGACACGGACTGGTCGCCACAG ACGTCGCTGCTGACCCAACCAGAGAAGGAGACGGTGGAGGTTCCCTTTGTGCCGGCCGTGACAGTCAAAGACGAACGTGGAAACATCGACCTAGGAGCCATCGCTGAGA GAGCTCATGAAGAAGCTCAGCCTCTTCTAATCGACCGGCAGGAGGAAATTTCCGCTTCCCCTGAGTTTGTTCTTGAGAGCGTCACCTGGAAGTGCTTCATATGCACGCTGTGCAGCAAATCCTTCACGTCTCAGAGCAACCTGAGGAGCCATCAGCGCATCCACTCTGAGGAGAAGCCGTTCTCCTGCAGCATCTGCGGCAGGGCGTTCCGTCAAAGGCAGAGCATGCAGAgccacacacgcatgcacacggGTGAGCGGCCATACAAGTGTCCCGAGTGCGAGAAGTGTTTCACCAAGCAGACGCAGCTGAAGACGCACTCCATCATCCACACTGGGGAGAAGCCGCATGGCTGTGAGGTGTGTGGCAGCCGCTTCAGCCTGCtgcagaacctgcaccgccacCAGCTCACGCACACGGGCAAGAAGCTCTTTGTGTGCAACGTGTGCGGGAAAGGTTTCACCCGTTCCGTCACGCTTAAGACTCATGAACTCATCCACACGGGACAGAAACCCTTCAAATGCGAGGAGTGTCCCAAGACCTTTCGCCACGCCGTCAACCTCAAGAACCACCAGAGGATCCACAGTGGCGTGCGGCCCTTCAGCTGTGACCTCTGTGGGAAGAGCTTCCGCCAGTCAGTGAACCTGAAGATCCACCGCAGAATCCACACCGGCGAGCGACCATTTAGCTGCCAGGAGTGCGGCAAGACGTTCAGCCAGCAAAGCAGCCTGATCTCACACGGCCGCACACACTCCTCCGAGAAGCCGTTCGCCTGCAGCTCCTGCGACAAGAAGTTTAACAACGCCAACAGCCTGAAGCTGCACGAGCGTGTCCACACGGGGGAGAAACCGTACACCTGCGACATCTGCGGCAAGACCTTCAGTCAGGGAAGTCATCTGAGGACGCACAAGAGACACGTCCACGCCGGCGGCAAACAGTTCATCTGCGACAAATGCGGGAAGAGGTACTCGGACCAACGCAACATGAAGTTGCACAAGTGCAGCTACGCGTGA